From a single Apium graveolens cultivar Ventura chromosome 2, ASM990537v1, whole genome shotgun sequence genomic region:
- the LOC141684888 gene encoding uncharacterized protein LOC141684888: protein MILVGWNYRGVGQPRTVRVLKDVIRSQKPDLLFLSETLAVRNKIEALASKLGFTNFFSVDRVGRSGGLVIFWKHNMSCAVMSSSQNHIDLEVKEGRNLCWKLTCFYGFPERERRQESWDFIRSLASSSQLPWCIFGDFNDMLYLEDKKGKHLHPQRLLNGFKSAIEDCNLSELELKGGNFTWEKSKGTSDWVREKLDKAFATDSWWHMFPLCTLSVSHTIVSDHDPINIELVNTVISKKQFRFKFENTWLKEAKFQTKVAEFWKSLPAVHLLPKLISISSFMAEWGRTFFHKFREKVSKQKEIIEGLKDREDDDGIHLYFEEKEKLDFEEEIKVMDAQNDMLTANLTFKEFTEAVRSMHPDKASGSDGLNRAFFQYFWKLVGREVYQCCQQWLEEYNVEECKDLRPIALCNILYKIVVKVLANRFQQILHVLILDEQSVFVPGRNITDNVLVAFEVLRHMKRKNSGQEGEVALKLDISKAYD from the exons ATGATTCTAGTAGGATGGAACTATCGAGGAGTGGGCCAGCCTCGGACAGTTCGGGTACTCAAGGACGTCATACGTTCCCAAAAGCCtgatttattattcttatcagaAACTTTAGCTGTTAGAAATAAAATAGAAGCTCTTGCTTCGAAGTTGGGTTTTACAAACTTTTTCTCAGTTGATAGAGTAGGGAGGAGTGGTGGTCTGGTAATTTTTTGGAAACATAATATGTCTTGTGCAGTGATGAGTTCGTCTCAAAATCATATCGACCTCGAGGTTAAGGAGGGTCGTAATTTATGTTGGAAGTTAACTTGCTTCTACGGTTTTCCAGAAAGGGAAAGAAGACAAGAGTCGTGGGATTTTATAAGGTCTTTAGCTTCTAGCTCGCAGCTTCCCTGGTGCATTTTTGGAGATTTCAACGATATGTTATACCTGGAGGACAAAAAAGGTAAACATCTGCACCCTCAACGACTACTAAACGGGTTTAAGAGTGCGATAGAAGACTGTAACCTATCAGAGTTAGAGTTGAAAGGAGGGAATTTCACTTGGGAAAAGAGTAAGGGGACAAGCGACTGGGTTCGGGAAAAGTTAGACAAAGCATTTGCTACAGATTCATGGTGGCATATGTTTCCATTATGCACTCTCTCAGTATCTCATACTATAGTGTCAGATCATGATCCTATAAACATAGAGTTGGTTAACACAGTGATTTCAAAAAAGCAATTTCGCTTTAAGTTTGAGAACACGTGGTTGAAGGAAGCTAAATTTCAAACAAAGGTAGCTGAATTTTGGAAGAGTCTCCCAGCAGTTCATCTTCTCCCTAAATTGATATCGATCTCGTCTTTTATGGCAGAATGGGGGAGGACTTTCTTTCACAAATTCAGAGAGAAAGTATCGAAGCAGAAAGAAATAATTGAAGGCCTGAAAGATAGAGAGGATGATGATGGTATACATTTGTATTTTGAGGAGAAAGAAAAACTTG ATTTCGAGGAAGAGATAAAGGTCATGGATGCCCAAAATGATATGTTAACTGCTAATCTCACCTTCAAAGAATTCACAGAAGCAGTTAGGAGTATGCATCCAGATAAGGCAAGCGGTTCAGACGGGCTAAATCGAGCCTTTTTCCAATATTTCTGGAAACTGGTAGGAAGGGAGGTTTATCAATGCTGTCAGCAGTGGCTTGAAGAGT ATAACGTTGAGGAATGCAAAGATCTGAGACCAATAGCATTGTGCAATATCCTCTACAAAATAGTGGTTAAAGTATTGGCTAACAGATTTCAACAGATTCTTCATGTACTCATCTTAGATGAACAATCTGTATTTGTTCCTGGTCGTAATATCACTGATAATGTTCTGGTAGCTTTCGAGGTATTGCGCCATATGAAACGGAAGAATAGTGGTCAAGAAGGGGAAGTGGCACTCAAGCTTGATATCAGCAAAGCATATGATTGA
- the LOC141684901 gene encoding putative nucleoredoxin 1 produces MDALEEKIVALYFYHAKYANHNLTETLKFAKTKNNDKFEVVLIYVVDPGLCDWKSNSKELFWEVFKTMPWLALPFRDECCWKLRRVFKLSYDYEGDPNELVIIGPHAEYIEPHGANILSEYGISAYPFTFKKALELETEKIKHLKLEMLWDKNTVFRRNNGSQVSFSELSGKRVILVLERICMKRDFCESSPNAYFINMLRGRYLLTKGTDDEFEVIRILEDNLEYSTSLPFGLEDKRCLASPERDLGHNDWISCLASELKENICSSDYWYGRSIDELYVFLPILAFNRMEDL; encoded by the exons ATGGACGCTCTCGAGGAAAAGATTGTGGCCCTTTATTTTTATCATGCTAAATATGCCAACCATAATCTTACCGAAACTCTTAAGTTTGCGAAAACAAAAAATAATGACAAATTTGAGGTTGTGCTCATCTACGTAGTAGATCCAGGCCTCTGTGATTGGAAAAGTAACAGTAAAGAATTATTTTGGGAAGTGTTCAAGACTATGCCTTGGTTGGCGCTGCCATTTAGAGACGAGTGTTGTTGGAAGTTGAGGCGTGTTTTCAAGCTCTCATATGATTATGAAGGGGATCCTAATGAGCTTGTGATCATTGGCCCCCATGCAGAATACATTGAACCACATGGTGCTAATATCTTGTCAGAGTATGGTATTTCAGCATACCCATTCACATTTAAAAAAGCTCTGGAGTTGGAGACTGAAAAGATAAAGCATCTGAAGCTGGAGATGCTGTGGGATAAGAACACTGTGTTTAGAAGGAACAATGGGTCCCAG GTTTCCTTTTCTGAACTTTCTGGGAAAAGAGTCATTCTGGTTCTTGAAAGGATCTGCATGAAGCGCGATTTTTGTGAAAGTTCGCCAAATGCCTATTTCATAAATATGTTAAGAGGAAGGTATCTCCTGACGAAGGGTACAGATGATGAGTTCGAAGTGATCCGCATTTTAGAAGACAATCTGGAATATTCCACTAGTCTACCCTTTGGCCTTGAAGATAAGCGTTGTTTGGCATCACCTGAAAGGGACCTTGGACATAATGATTGGATATCGTGCCTTGCAAGTGAGTTGAAAGAAAATATATGCTCATCTGATTATTGGTATGGCAGGTCCATTGATGAATTATACGTATTTCTTCCCATCTTGGCATTCAATCGGATGGAAGACTTGTAA
- the LOC141684894 gene encoding uncharacterized protein LOC141684894: protein MADFEDIDVQMAGLGIEEEENEGFVLEGDIEEGANRYQLCLVGRLLTEKNVNVRAFKSKIADVWKPTMGINIKELDNGIFLFQFFHKEDMQWVMKGGPWSFDNIMMILEPIGMGENPTKVKLWSLKIWIQIHDLPMGLMMESIGKQLGNFFGVY, encoded by the coding sequence ATGGCGGATTTTGAAGACATAGATGTTCAGATGGCAGGACTTGGGATTGAGGAAGAGGAGAATGAAGGGTTTGTTCTGGAGGGAGACATTGAAGAGGGAGCAAATCGTTATCAGCTTTGCCTGGTAGGGAGACTATTGACGGAAAAGAATGTAAATGTTAGAGCTTTCAAGTCAAAAATTGCAGATGTATGGAAGCCAACAATGGGCATCAACATTAAGGAATTGGATAATGGTATTTTCTTGTTCCAATTTTTTCATAAGGAAGATATGCAGTGGGTGATGAAAGGAGGTCCTTGGTCTTTCGATAATATTATGATGATTCTGGAACCTATAGGCATGGGAGAAAATCCTACAAAGGTTAAACTCTGGTCCTTAAAAATATGGATTCAAATTCATGATCTTCCAATGGGACTGATGATGGAGTCGATTGGTAAACAGCTTGGGAATTTCTTTGGAGTTTATTGA
- the LOC141684873 gene encoding uncharacterized protein LOC141684873 has translation MNEVEYVSDRLFRKLSTESGDSLVKIATILWAVWFARNQKIFEGKLLTPEFAMQWSSRQISEWQLAQRKHCPNIRPTRSSSNQEVNKWCPPATGELKVNVDVSVYEGEDFFSIGMVMRNHQGQYVKGKTVRFGECVSVMEAELVGKLRH, from the coding sequence ATGAATGAAGTTGAGTATGTATCTGATCGGTTGTTCAGGAAGCTGAGTACAGAGTCTGGGGACAGCTTAGTGAAGATTGCTACAATTCTATGGGCTGTGTGGTTTGCGAGAAATCAGAAAATATTTGAAGGAAAACTGTTGACACCTGAGTTTGCAATGCAGTGGAGTTCGAGACAAATCTCAGAATGGCAGTTAGCTCAGAGGAAACATTGCCCCAACATACGACCTACAAGATCGAGCTCAAACCAGGAAGTTAACAAATGGTGCCCACCTGCAACTGGAGAACTCAAAGTGAACGTGGATGTTTCAGTGTATGAAGGAGAGGATTTTTTTTCTATTGGTATGGTGATGAGGAATCACCAAGGTCAATATGTAAAGGGGAAAACAGTAAGGTTTGGAGAGTGTGTTTCGGTGATGGAGGCAGAACTAGTTGGGAAGTTGAGGCACTAA
- the LOC141706819 gene encoding polyadenylate-binding protein, cytoplasmic and nuclear-like encodes MALSGGFVRGIRILSRSIECNKSFSRLKSSLTAPKLFVSGVSLWTTDEMIREAFARFGNLVEAKIVKDRFSGLSKGFAIVTYDNIQEAEKARTRMNHKPLGGSVLFVQSESEFLKQEPEPVPIPKSGCSVYLNLDDLDESQGVLDLSTEDKLREAFAPFGNVLEARILRARPPYTHLKGSAFVRYGTREEAEKAQDALDDNCLGHHTDIPKVYTTIQKLKLETAKAEVKKQIIRKGDVISLKDLLFTSNRDYLVKNNKEYIKAEKLEGKVIVIYFLPLYVIRAEDEAAAKHP; translated from the exons ATGGCATTGAGTGGGGGTTTTGTGCGTGGGATTCGCATACTATCGAGATCAATTGAATGTAACAAGTCCTTTTCGCGTCTCAAATCAAGTCTAACTGCCCCCAAGCTATTCGTCAGCG GGGTCTCTCTTTGGACTACCGATGAAATGATTAGAGAAGCGTTTGCCCGCTTTGGAAATCTTGTTGAGG CAAAAATTGTTAAAGATAGATTCTCTGGATTATCAAAGGGTTTTGCTATTGTTACCTATGATAATATTCAAGAAGCCGAGAAAGCTCGTACACGAATGAATCATAAACCTCTGGGGGGCTCTGTTCTTTTTGTCCAATCGGAGAGTGAATTTTTGAAGCAAGAACCCGAACCCGTCCCCATTCCTAAATCCGGCTGCTCTGTGTATTTGAACTTAGATGACTTGGATGAATCTCAAG GGGTGTTAGATTTATCTACCGAGGATAAGCTTCGAGAAGCATTTGCCCCTTTTGGGAATGTTTTGGAGG CAAGAATCTTGAGAGCCAGACCACCCTACACACATTTAAAGGGATCAGCTTTCGTTAGGTATGGTACTAGAGAAGAAGCCGAGAAGGCTCAGGATGCACTGGATGACAATTGTTTGGGCCACCACACT GATATACCAAAAGTGTACACTACCATACAGAAGCTGAAGCTGGAAACTGCTAAGGCTGAAGTGAAGAAACAGATTATTAGAAAAGGAGACGTCATTAGTTTGAAGGACCTTCTCTTCACCAGTAACAGGGATTACCTGGTCAAGAATAACAAAGAATAT ATCAAAGCTGAGAAGTTGGAAGGCAAAGTCATTGTTATATACTTTCTGCCATTGTATGTTATTAGAGCAGAAGATGAAGCAGCAGCTAAGCATCCTTAA